The following are from one region of the Acidobacteriota bacterium genome:
- a CDS encoding cytochrome c, producing MKKLVLFACVCAFGLAFYSTAIVSGKTADKTSINFSKHIAPILQNRCEECHRAGGSAPMSLATYEEVRPWARAIKEKVISRQMPPFHASGPIGRYDHDPRLTDEEITTISKWVDGGAAKGNPKDLPAPKTWKTGWASGQPDLILTAKKAFTLKASPTDQYAFFVFDYVFPEDTWIRGIVTKPGNPRAVHHANTHLVPPSLKAPEDGYFEGDFDPTARGTIMISGWVPGTNDIMLPEGTGVRIPKGMRFGIQIHYGPNEKETSDQTSLGIYFADGTIRKNLQMLFGDRKDLQIPPGDANYSLISKRTFSTDAVIRFFHVHMHLRGKSYAFRFTFPDGRVETLFDVQNYDFSWQRSYVFAEPIKVPKGTSVEFIGTYDNSAKNKFNPDPSKTIRWGEKTTDEMMQGRIFYESIPEDLNLKVKKGRAVTTAETASKDN from the coding sequence ATGAAAAAACTTGTTCTCTTTGCTTGCGTGTGTGCATTTGGTTTGGCGTTTTACTCGACAGCAATCGTTTCCGGCAAGACCGCTGACAAAACATCTATCAATTTCAGCAAACATATCGCGCCCATCCTGCAAAACCGCTGCGAAGAGTGTCATCGCGCAGGCGGTTCGGCTCCCATGTCGTTAGCGACCTATGAAGAAGTCCGCCCTTGGGCGCGCGCCATCAAAGAAAAAGTGATCAGTCGTCAGATGCCGCCCTTCCACGCTTCGGGGCCAATTGGCCGCTACGACCACGACCCGCGCTTGACCGATGAAGAAATAACCACTATCAGCAAATGGGTAGACGGTGGAGCCGCTAAAGGAAATCCGAAAGATTTGCCAGCACCCAAAACCTGGAAAACGGGTTGGGCGAGCGGTCAACCGGATTTGATTCTAACCGCCAAGAAAGCCTTCACGCTCAAAGCTAGCCCAACAGATCAATACGCATTTTTCGTATTCGATTACGTTTTCCCCGAAGACACCTGGATTCGCGGCATCGTCACCAAGCCCGGCAACCCCAGGGCAGTCCATCACGCCAACACGCATCTGGTTCCGCCAAGCCTGAAAGCCCCAGAAGATGGATATTTTGAAGGCGATTTCGATCCAACGGCTCGCGGCACGATTATGATTTCCGGCTGGGTTCCGGGCACGAACGACATCATGCTACCCGAAGGCACAGGAGTCAGAATTCCCAAAGGCATGCGATTCGGCATTCAAATTCATTACGGCCCGAATGAAAAAGAAACTTCGGATCAAACTTCTCTTGGGATTTACTTCGCCGATGGCACGATCCGAAAGAATTTGCAGATGCTGTTCGGTGACCGCAAGGATTTGCAGATTCCTCCGGGCGACGCGAACTATTCACTGATTTCCAAACGCACGTTTTCGACTGACGCCGTGATCCGATTCTTTCACGTTCACATGCACCTGCGTGGTAAATCCTACGCGTTCCGCTTCACCTTCCCTGATGGCCGAGTCGAAACGCTCTTTGACGTACAAAACTATGACTTCAGTTGGCAGCGCAGTTACGTGTTTGCCGAACCGATCAAAGTTCCCAAAGGAACCTCCGTCGAATTTATCGGCACGTATGACAACAGCGCCAAAAACAAATTCAATCCCGATCCTTCAAAGACAATTCGCTGGGGCGAAAAGACAACAGACGAGATGATGCAGGGCCGCATCTTTTATGAATCCATTCCTGAAGATTTGAATTTGAAAGTGAAGAAAGGCCGAGCCGTGACTACGGCTGAAACCGCGAGCAAAGACAATTGA
- a CDS encoding response regulator transcription factor yields the protein MTKRILLVEDEPGLVLTLTDRLTSEGYQVESARDGETGLERASNEAFDAIILDVMLPRKNGFDVCRDLRQRNVTTPVLMLTARGQVVDKVVGLKLGADDYLTKPFEMMELLARVEALLRRAATPAATPSISAAETYQFDSIKIDFRRAEVERDREKIELSAKEFQLLRYFIEHREATLSRDELLNEVWGYDAMPTTRTVDVHVAWLRQKLEPNPRHPMYILTVHGMGYKFVG from the coding sequence ATGACCAAGCGCATCCTGCTCGTTGAAGATGAACCTGGCTTAGTGCTGACGTTGACTGACCGCTTGACCAGCGAAGGGTATCAAGTCGAATCGGCGCGCGATGGCGAAACAGGTTTGGAGCGGGCATCGAACGAAGCCTTTGACGCGATCATTCTGGATGTGATGTTGCCGCGTAAGAATGGTTTTGATGTCTGTAGGGATTTGCGGCAGCGCAATGTGACTACCCCCGTTCTGATGCTGACGGCGCGCGGGCAGGTTGTGGACAAAGTTGTTGGCTTGAAGCTGGGCGCGGATGATTACCTGACCAAGCCGTTTGAGATGATGGAGTTGCTGGCGCGCGTCGAAGCCTTGTTGCGACGAGCGGCAACGCCAGCGGCGACTCCGTCAATTTCAGCGGCGGAAACATACCAATTCGATTCGATCAAGATTGATTTTCGTCGTGCGGAAGTGGAGCGCGACAGAGAAAAGATCGAACTCTCAGCCAAAGAATTCCAATTGTTGCGTTATTTCATCGAACACCGCGAAGCGACGCTTTCGCGCGATGAATTGCTGAATGAAGTTTGGGGTTATGACGCGATGCCGACGACGCGCACAGTGGACGTTCACGTCGCCTGGCTGCGTCAGAAATTGGAGCCCAATCCGCGCCATCCGATGTATATCCTGACGGTTCACGGAATGGGCTACAAGTTTGTGGGGTAG
- a CDS encoding HAMP domain-containing histidine kinase, protein MEIRRRTSLMILVIAALLLLLPLLAVLQYRWLGEVSQAERERMQSNLRASAEKLCADFDSELTNLYVQFQLPALPNSELVNLNVASRYRLWVASSPKSKLISEIYRVVSNDEGKWRLTKFQPESSSFEEVEWPEKLSSIRERFESDLTTEVSTQNLLRGFFKPNGELPNLPMSKTTRSVILQVSPGLTAAEIPALIIPDMTAPGADFQALLKGKRACTIAVLDADAIKKEIVSPLINRYFSVNGANEYNLAIISRGNPTTAIYQTDPNLPLKAFERPDARDSLFRVRGEELNRIFLSGSLLSSSPAPTEAASSPAIGDEKNKNSSSRVAIKVLQSEVQVAKSGSSPSSVNHPQRVEIHRPFTSPLDVEGDWQLLVKHRAGSLDAAVANVRRRNLTISFGILLLLGVSVGFIVLSSRRAERLAKQQMEFVAGVSHELRTPLAVICSAAENLADGVIDSRDQIKRYGGLIRDEGRRLAGMVEQVLEFAGAQSGRKTYDLRPTDLNHVIEDAIAACHLQLVEGGFELEKAIPADLPMVNADAAALSRAIQNLLSNAMKYSGESCWIGLSVETVNTDSGKEIQIKISDRGLGIQPSELPHIFEPFYRGKDVVASQIHGNGLGLSLVKHIASAHQGQVNVGSVWCKGSQFILILPLINTQEISPEIAKDIYDQAHPAR, encoded by the coding sequence ATGGAAATAAGACGACGAACTTCATTGATGATTCTGGTGATTGCTGCGCTGCTCTTGCTGCTGCCACTGCTGGCCGTCTTGCAATATCGCTGGTTGGGCGAAGTTAGCCAGGCGGAGCGTGAACGCATGCAATCCAATCTGCGAGCCAGCGCCGAGAAACTCTGTGCCGATTTTGACAGCGAACTGACCAATCTTTATGTCCAGTTTCAATTGCCTGCATTGCCGAATTCCGAACTGGTGAATTTGAATGTCGCCAGCCGCTACCGCCTTTGGGTCGCCAGCTCGCCGAAATCCAAATTGATCAGCGAGATTTACAGAGTTGTTTCAAACGATGAAGGCAAATGGAGACTGACGAAGTTCCAACCGGAGTCGAGCTCGTTTGAGGAGGTCGAGTGGCCCGAAAAACTGTCTTCGATCCGAGAGCGTTTTGAATCGGATTTAACCACGGAAGTGTCCACGCAAAATCTGCTGCGCGGGTTTTTTAAGCCGAATGGCGAATTGCCGAATTTACCCATGTCAAAAACCACCCGCAGTGTCATTCTCCAGGTTTCTCCCGGCCTGACCGCAGCCGAAATTCCTGCTTTGATCATTCCGGACATGACGGCTCCCGGCGCGGATTTTCAAGCGCTGCTCAAAGGGAAGCGCGCTTGCACAATTGCCGTGCTTGATGCGGATGCAATCAAAAAGGAAATAGTATCGCCGCTCATCAACCGCTATTTTTCGGTCAATGGAGCAAATGAATATAACCTGGCAATTATTTCGCGCGGCAATCCAACGACGGCGATTTATCAAACTGATCCGAATTTGCCATTAAAAGCATTCGAGCGGCCAGACGCGCGAGACTCGCTTTTCCGGGTTCGAGGCGAGGAACTGAATCGCATCTTTCTGAGTGGATCTCTGTTGTCATCGTCTCCGGCACCAACGGAAGCCGCGTCATCGCCAGCAATAGGCGATGAGAAGAACAAGAACAGTTCCAGTCGCGTTGCGATCAAGGTTTTGCAAAGCGAAGTGCAAGTTGCCAAATCTGGTTCGAGTCCGTCCAGCGTCAATCATCCGCAAAGGGTTGAAATCCACCGCCCCTTCACAAGTCCGCTGGATGTCGAAGGGGATTGGCAATTGCTGGTGAAACATCGCGCGGGTTCATTGGATGCGGCGGTTGCCAATGTTCGTCGCCGCAATCTGACTATCAGTTTCGGCATTCTGTTGTTGCTGGGTGTTAGCGTAGGCTTCATCGTGCTTTCCAGCCGGCGCGCCGAGCGATTGGCAAAACAGCAAATGGAATTTGTCGCAGGCGTTTCGCATGAACTGCGAACGCCATTGGCTGTAATTTGCTCTGCAGCGGAAAACCTGGCTGACGGAGTTATTGACAGCCGCGACCAGATCAAACGCTATGGCGGGTTGATCCGCGATGAAGGTCGCCGTCTGGCCGGCATGGTCGAACAGGTGCTGGAATTCGCTGGAGCGCAATCGGGGCGGAAAACCTACGATTTACGCCCAACAGATTTGAACCACGTGATCGAAGACGCCATAGCCGCTTGCCACTTGCAGTTGGTCGAAGGCGGATTTGAACTTGAGAAAGCCATTCCTGCCGATTTGCCGATGGTCAACGCCGACGCCGCAGCCTTAAGCCGGGCGATCCAAAACCTGCTGAGCAATGCGATGAAATACAGTGGCGAAAGTTGCTGGATTGGTTTGAGCGTAGAAACTGTCAACACAGACAGCGGCAAAGAAATTCAGATCAAAATATCTGACCGAGGCTTGGGTATTCAACCATCAGAGTTGCCGCATATCTTTGAGCCGTTCTATCGCGGCAAGGACGTTGTTGCCAGCCAGATTCACGGCAATGGATTGGGACTGAGCCTGGTCAAACATATTGCTTCCGCCCATCAAGGACAGGTAAATGTCGGAAGCGTTTGGTGTAAAGGAAGCCAGTTCATTTTGATTTTGCCGTTAATTAACACGCAGGAAATCTCGCCAGAAATTGCCAAGGATATTTATGACCAAGCGCATCCTGCTCGTTGA
- a CDS encoding DUF4394 domain-containing protein, giving the protein MRSSNLKNTFTVLAIVSIAFVAILIFVHTGGFSAYAKSTNTQSKKLHSSATAIAAQSTGVTLPRTNIYVLNDDNTIFVLTPGALSFTRLARVHGVSGNLIGIDFRPADASAATLYGLTDTGNVYTISLASSNLGAATLVSTLSPRFAGGIQSLMDFNPVVNAIRLIGSNDQNLAVVNSGGNLNVTAVQTTMAYAAGDVNAGVDPNICGGSYSNNLPNAQSTLFYGIDYDLDTLVTIASVSSTGSSNTGGGQLKTIGRVVDTSGNSINYSPTADMDIYTDANGVNSVVGVNGRMLFTLDLSQLNPSLALGATQTVIIKTITMNELGGAIDIAVAPDTPASTTPSPAPTPTPTPTPTPTPTVTTLQAETGTLGGGAWVMTNHTGYTGTGFVDFADNVANSYAQFSLSFTGTHTITFRYANGSTVNRSCNVTLNGASVGTLTFSPTGSWDTWKTASLNVNFGSATGSKALRITAATNKGGPNLDKLDIQ; this is encoded by the coding sequence ATGAGAAGTTCGAACCTGAAAAACACATTTACAGTGCTGGCAATTGTCAGCATTGCTTTTGTCGCCATCTTGATCTTTGTACACACGGGTGGCTTTTCAGCCTATGCCAAGAGCACAAACACTCAATCCAAAAAATTGCATTCTTCCGCAACCGCCATTGCAGCGCAGAGCACTGGTGTCACGCTGCCTAGAACAAATATCTATGTCCTTAACGATGACAACACGATCTTCGTTCTCACGCCCGGGGCACTGAGTTTTACACGACTGGCTCGCGTCCACGGAGTCAGCGGAAATTTAATCGGAATTGACTTTCGTCCCGCCGATGCAAGCGCCGCCACACTTTACGGCCTGACCGACACTGGGAATGTTTACACCATCAGTCTAGCCTCTTCGAATTTGGGAGCCGCGACATTGGTCAGCACCCTGTCTCCACGCTTTGCCGGAGGCATACAATCCCTGATGGATTTCAATCCTGTGGTAAATGCCATTCGTTTGATCGGAAGCAATGACCAGAACCTGGCGGTGGTCAATTCGGGCGGGAATCTGAACGTGACCGCAGTTCAAACGACGATGGCTTATGCGGCGGGAGACGTGAACGCAGGCGTTGATCCAAATATCTGTGGCGGCAGTTATTCCAACAATCTGCCTAATGCGCAGAGCACTCTTTTTTACGGAATTGATTACGACCTCGACACGCTGGTGACTATCGCATCCGTCAGTTCCACAGGCAGTTCGAATACAGGCGGCGGGCAATTGAAAACCATTGGCCGTGTGGTTGATACCAGCGGAAACTCAATCAACTATTCACCGACGGCAGACATGGATATTTATACCGATGCAAACGGTGTAAATAGTGTCGTTGGCGTTAATGGGCGAATGCTTTTCACATTGGACCTTTCTCAACTCAATCCCTCGCTCGCTTTGGGTGCGACACAAACGGTCATCATCAAGACGATTACGATGAATGAATTGGGAGGCGCAATTGATATTGCCGTTGCTCCGGACACGCCGGCCTCAACAACGCCCTCACCAGCGCCTACTCCGACACCTACGCCAACGCCAACGCCAACGCCAACGGTGACGACTCTTCAGGCTGAAACCGGAACGCTCGGTGGAGGCGCATGGGTGATGACCAATCACACAGGCTATACTGGCACAGGCTTCGTAGATTTTGCCGATAACGTAGCCAATTCCTACGCGCAGTTCTCGCTCAGCTTCACGGGAACTCATACGATCACTTTCCGTTATGCCAATGGCAGCACGGTCAATCGTTCATGCAACGTCACATTGAACGGAGCGTCCGTTGGAACACTGACGTTCTCGCCAACCGGGTCTTGGGATACGTGGAAAACGGCTTCGCTGAATGTCAATTTCGGCAGCGCCACAGGCAGCAAAGCTTTGCGCATCACCGCTGCTACTAACAAAGGTGGGCCAAACCTGGATAAGCTGGATATTCAATAG
- a CDS encoding alpha/beta fold hydrolase, with the protein MPKSDELTRRNFLSLCAGAGAGLAFGKAKAQTRPDLLAIKTRADWQRARKQILDGMQLLMGKLPVGKREKVKFSEIEKEELPAFTRTKIRYLVERDDWVSAYLLVPKNLKRRTAAMLCLHQTIKIGKAEPAGLGGSANLQYAKELAERGYVCIVPDYPYLGENNFDPYKNGYVSCTMKGIVNHMRAVDLLQSLPMVDSKRIGSIGHSLGGHNTLFVAAFDPRIKAMVTSCGFTAAKKYYNGDLTGWAGVRYMPLIAEKYGKDPARIPFDFPELLVALAPRPLFVNAPLHDSNFEVSGVKDCVEAAMPVYDKIFKAKDRLVAAYPDAGHDFPAEIRQQVWQFLDRWLKS; encoded by the coding sequence ATGCCAAAATCTGATGAATTGACCCGGCGAAACTTTTTGAGCTTATGCGCTGGCGCGGGGGCCGGATTGGCGTTTGGCAAAGCGAAGGCTCAAACCCGACCAGACCTTTTGGCGATCAAAACGCGAGCCGACTGGCAGCGCGCGCGAAAACAAATTTTGGACGGCATGCAATTGCTCATGGGAAAGTTGCCGGTAGGGAAGCGCGAGAAGGTCAAGTTTTCTGAGATCGAAAAAGAAGAACTGCCTGCATTTACGCGAACAAAGATTCGGTATTTGGTGGAGCGAGACGATTGGGTGAGCGCTTACCTGCTTGTCCCCAAGAACTTGAAACGGCGAACAGCGGCGATGCTTTGTCTGCATCAAACGATCAAAATTGGCAAAGCGGAGCCTGCGGGATTGGGCGGGAGCGCGAATCTTCAATACGCGAAAGAACTGGCAGAGCGCGGCTATGTTTGCATCGTGCCGGATTATCCTTATCTCGGCGAAAACAATTTTGATCCTTACAAAAATGGCTACGTCAGTTGCACAATGAAAGGAATCGTCAATCACATGCGGGCGGTTGACCTGTTGCAATCGCTGCCGATGGTGGACAGCAAGCGGATCGGTTCGATTGGCCATTCGCTGGGCGGTCACAATACGCTTTTCGTTGCTGCATTCGATCCGCGCATCAAGGCGATGGTGACAAGTTGCGGCTTTACAGCGGCGAAAAAATATTACAATGGCGATCTTACCGGCTGGGCAGGCGTTCGCTACATGCCGCTGATCGCTGAAAAGTACGGGAAAGACCCGGCGCGCATTCCCTTCGACTTTCCAGAGTTATTGGTTGCACTGGCGCCGCGTCCCCTGTTCGTCAATGCGCCATTGCACGACAGTAATTTTGAAGTTTCCGGCGTGAAAGATTGTGTGGAAGCGGCAATGCCCGTTTACGACAAGATTTTCAAAGCGAAGGATAGGTTGGTGGCGGCTTATCCTGATGCAGGACACGATTTTCCGGCAGAGATTCGCCAGCAGGTTTGGCAATTCCTTGATCGTTGGCTGAAATCGTAA
- a CDS encoding elongation factor G, translating to MKVYSTQEIRNLGIVGHGDAGKTSLVAAMLFAAGTTNRLGKVDDGTTTTDYDEEEVARKVSLNISTAYLEHKGTKINLVDSPGYAAFIAHAKPALRVCETALFVIDGVNGVGVQTEKAWEYADELNRPRPRFIVVNKLDKERADFGAVYNALRETFGNSCVPLTLPIGSEKNFRGVVDVIHMKAYEFDANGKAKEIPIPEEGKGYIDETHERLIEAVAESDDTLMEHFFDAGTLTDEEFLNGLRRAIINKNLTPVFAVSSASMIGITSLLDAIVDYAPNPADLGAVKAHAGVDPASDDVVRNVGDSEYPAAYVFRTVVENFGKITIMKIWSGVLKSDATLQNINKTSAERLGPLHVMQGKTLEKITEAHAGDIVAVTKLKDTTTGDTLADKTSPIVYDPVKYPEAAIHFAIEPKSRADEDKLSGAVHKLVEEDPLLHYTRNAETKEFELGGSSQQHIETVVSKLKNRYHVEVTLHQPKVPYRETIKAKVEVRGRHKKQTGGRGQFGDCVCIFEPLPRGGGFDFVDKIFGGSIPANYRPAVEKGIKDSAARGALAGYPLVDFKVELIDGSYHDVDSDDLSFQMAGRKAFKAMIEKARPTLLEPIMHVEVVAPQECAGDIMGDLNSRRGRIQGMDSKGANQIVKAEVPMSEMLTYPQTLNSITSARGSYHMEFSHYDEAPALIIQKIVQQAVAEGRVRKEEED from the coding sequence ATGAAAGTCTATTCGACACAGGAGATCAGAAACTTGGGCATTGTAGGTCACGGCGACGCTGGGAAAACCTCCCTCGTCGCCGCAATGCTATTTGCCGCCGGAACGACTAACCGGCTCGGCAAAGTTGATGACGGAACGACCACTACCGATTACGACGAAGAAGAAGTCGCTCGCAAAGTCAGCCTGAACATTTCTACAGCCTATCTGGAACATAAGGGAACAAAGATCAATTTGGTGGATTCGCCCGGTTACGCCGCCTTCATTGCACACGCAAAACCAGCGCTGAGAGTTTGTGAAACTGCGCTCTTCGTCATTGATGGCGTCAATGGCGTCGGCGTGCAGACCGAAAAGGCTTGGGAATATGCCGACGAACTCAATCGCCCGCGCCCGCGCTTTATCGTGGTCAATAAACTGGACAAAGAGCGCGCGGATTTTGGCGCGGTATATAACGCCTTGCGGGAAACTTTTGGCAATAGTTGTGTGCCGTTAACGCTGCCAATCGGATCAGAGAAAAATTTCCGCGGTGTGGTGGATGTGATCCACATGAAAGCTTATGAGTTTGATGCCAATGGCAAAGCCAAAGAAATCCCGATTCCGGAAGAGGGAAAAGGGTACATTGACGAAACTCACGAACGATTGATCGAAGCCGTCGCCGAATCCGATGACACGTTGATGGAGCATTTCTTTGATGCAGGAACGCTGACCGACGAAGAATTCTTGAATGGGTTGAGACGGGCGATTATCAATAAAAACCTGACGCCTGTATTTGCTGTTTCATCGGCTTCGATGATCGGAATTACGTCTTTGCTGGATGCAATTGTTGATTATGCGCCAAACCCGGCGGATTTGGGCGCTGTGAAAGCGCATGCCGGAGTTGATCCAGCTTCAGATGACGTTGTGCGCAATGTAGGCGACAGTGAATATCCGGCTGCGTATGTATTCCGAACCGTTGTCGAAAACTTTGGCAAAATCACCATCATGAAAATCTGGTCGGGCGTGTTGAAATCCGACGCGACGCTGCAAAACATCAATAAAACCTCGGCAGAACGATTGGGGCCATTGCACGTGATGCAGGGCAAGACGCTGGAAAAAATCACCGAAGCCCACGCCGGGGACATTGTTGCCGTCACGAAACTGAAAGACACTACAACCGGTGATACGTTGGCCGATAAGACTTCGCCGATTGTTTACGATCCGGTCAAATATCCCGAAGCGGCAATTCACTTTGCCATTGAACCGAAATCCCGTGCAGACGAAGACAAACTTTCTGGCGCGGTTCACAAGTTGGTCGAAGAAGACCCGCTATTGCATTACACGCGCAACGCCGAAACCAAGGAGTTCGAACTTGGCGGTTCCAGTCAGCAACACATCGAAACCGTCGTTTCCAAATTGAAGAACCGTTACCACGTCGAAGTCACGTTGCATCAACCCAAAGTTCCTTACCGCGAAACGATCAAAGCAAAAGTCGAAGTCCGTGGGCGTCACAAGAAGCAAACCGGCGGGCGTGGACAATTTGGCGATTGCGTTTGCATCTTTGAGCCATTGCCGCGCGGAGGCGGTTTTGATTTTGTGGACAAAATCTTTGGTGGTTCGATTCCGGCGAATTATCGCCCGGCGGTTGAAAAGGGAATTAAAGATTCCGCCGCTCGCGGCGCGTTGGCCGGATACCCGCTGGTGGATTTCAAAGTCGAGTTGATTGACGGTTCCTACCACGACGTGGATTCCGACGATCTTTCCTTCCAGATGGCTGGCCGCAAAGCCTTCAAGGCGATGATTGAAAAAGCTCGCCCGACTTTGCTGGAACCGATAATGCACGTTGAAGTTGTCGCTCCGCAGGAATGCGCAGGCGATATTATGGGCGACCTCAACTCTCGCCGTGGACGCATTCAGGGCATGGACTCGAAAGGGGCAAACCAGATCGTGAAAGCCGAAGTTCCCATGTCGGAGATGCTGACTTATCCGCAAACGCTGAATTCCATTACCAGCGCGCGCGGTTCGTACCACATGGAGTTTTCTCACTACGACGAAGCTCCCGCTTTGATCATTCAGAAGATTGTGCAACAAGCGGTGGCCGAAGGACGGGTGAGGAAAGAAGAAGAGGATTAA